A genomic region of Methanofollis fontis contains the following coding sequences:
- a CDS encoding right-handed parallel beta-helix repeat-containing protein, which yields MTLKTNSRLLLTCIFICIFGISAAGALAVNYIGIDKVDLSWSEDTSEDFEEYRIYRDGACVKTIPYAAETTYRDEGVDEGYHDYKITYVYTDEAYTSPIASVYVGEPRGQLKCGDETWTDTSVDLGGDVDLGGYELIITGCQVAAGSDYEIVGSGNLTIRNSTFSSVTVDVTAPYACIEKVSSDLPIKVRGGYITAKEVEIPWGTTWGPGDHVIYLYGDYNTITQCNAEAHIQGDYGVVEGCEGNYVKIAVTGDNATIQNNILHDVRGHGIYASGSDLKIYSNEVTNASRWDKSYYVTEDGAGIYLCDCCRNVDIYGNTIVDAETYGIYACIGSETGPMTNYTFSFNTIRDSDYIGMRVQGELNDCVIEDNTFDTSDQWIVYIDQADHLLIRENTFSNLTSGLHVTAANSTITQNTLTVEDNTGMVIGTGNEGKGNVTVSHNTITGVPADNCCPDGISFSAQDSVLEGNTITNCRRGIDATDHENITVRDNRITDCWGDWGLYCYDMDHGLVENNTLINTSADGGSYDGVIFVHHTGNTTVKNNLIDGGKNGIYVEIAADGIVVGQNTIKNVSSYAVKVYSAEGGDGYHNYRGPANVMTRDNTIVSENGYAGYGCYYVYGTSFVNNTVTGLSRGVQLSVANNSVVRDNRFENVDQGFTLFSAPDSVVEKNAFNVTQTGGMIDTGSGSQNSTVADNRIAGYEYTGVQVNEPERTTLRNNTFTGRGYAWDIYLNIPDGLRQDTLVLEENTIGTAHPTTVSITAPDNPMFIRGVENPPEPPSPPDYNTTRSAVGNWVEIMGDGGLKEARMNLTFHYTEEQITGVEEKTLSIWKHNGTGWDAGNEHWDSWNGTRWQNLDEHEIGVEVRELCIFAPLGGYPVHNTRIPDDYSTITEALNDLYFQAGDTITVDEGYSGTKENIVIANSVILKSSSGTPASVTLTASDSYEPTVKVYADDVEIDGFVITGATGTQGVRFAGSDNAKVTNCRIEGNYFGVTICADSWGEMSSCGKVIDCTVTGNEHGAVLINQSKECNVFDCTLSGDVGIGIIDAESAYVSGNTITNCDDYGIAVDGGRSNEVTDCTVTGGGLGIYLYGGEAQTVTDCIITDTNAPGIVLEETEGNTISGITVTGAPLGIGCEGADDNTFTNIHISGADAGGSRLVGIAVESSDRNTLTGCTVSDLRVVGYSATGIELTGSAHTNTIESCQFSGFESSRADGAVLASSENLIRNCTFTDLRGATAGAAGISITQNTTGNTVRHCTFNDISAPENATAFAVLGTTDLLITDCTVGTVTLANTSAFAVFENSDYSNVIEETALGSLAVVHELHADGNLTLSNTNVIPADDEDVANIGHYLNLSSDGSGEAWIAFAYTDDDLGGKNPALLSVWRHDGTTWQKVPAPNGVNTAERYVYADNITEFSVFAPMWSGSGLPKANFTAAPTEGIAPLEVTFTDTSRNAETWSWTFGDGATATEQNPVHTYTTIGSFNVTLRVTNAIGTDAITKTSCITVRDAPPGPSEGEEDYATNNTGTTVSTIGDRQQVSFNSTLGNGTVSGDDIILENNHLNVTIRTDGITSVGNVSTGNVTGVLLESAPLNASIGGGVGNVSVNFNASMNAYNPDLGITTGIYDRPSDEAATAFTLAAADEGLSITSTAYAVYFTKTNLTDDNGIHDAYLQMSVSPEWVEANGGTGAIRIFRQGDNGDTEVLDTTYLGLDSEGMMVFKAYSPDGFSSFAVAATAVSPTPTPTPTPTPTPAPTPAPSSGGGGSSAVSVTTTGSLTAGETATLSVHDSAVTRIVVEAKEDLNDLLLTVDEQGARPSGLPAPETDVWRYLSITLYHADPSAIGGAVITFGVPADLLGDGTAVLMRLNGSVWETLPTEPAGTAGQDRLFTAVTPGFSWFAIGIPAGVAPAAAAPAEVTTTAPPVPATTEESGTPATTPPTQTPLSLVGALLAVAGACLFFGQKR from the coding sequence ATGACACTGAAGACGAACAGCAGACTATTACTCACATGTATATTCATCTGCATCTTCGGCATCTCTGCTGCGGGTGCACTGGCAGTCAATTATATCGGGATCGATAAGGTCGATCTCTCATGGTCTGAAGATACATCTGAAGATTTTGAGGAGTATCGGATCTATCGTGACGGCGCCTGTGTGAAGACCATCCCCTATGCAGCGGAAACCACCTATCGTGATGAAGGGGTCGATGAGGGCTACCATGATTACAAAATCACATACGTCTACACCGATGAAGCATACACGAGCCCGATCGCGTCCGTATACGTGGGTGAACCGAGGGGCCAGCTGAAATGCGGGGATGAAACATGGACAGATACAAGCGTCGATCTCGGAGGCGACGTCGACCTGGGCGGATATGAACTGATCATCACCGGATGTCAGGTCGCCGCCGGAAGCGATTATGAGATTGTCGGGAGTGGTAACCTTACCATCCGGAACTCAACGTTTTCCAGTGTCACCGTGGATGTGACCGCCCCGTATGCCTGCATCGAGAAGGTGAGTTCAGACCTTCCAATCAAGGTCCGCGGCGGTTATATCACTGCGAAAGAGGTTGAAATTCCCTGGGGCACCACCTGGGGACCGGGCGACCACGTCATCTATCTCTATGGTGACTACAACACCATCACGCAATGCAATGCAGAGGCTCATATTCAGGGTGATTACGGCGTTGTAGAGGGGTGTGAGGGCAACTATGTGAAGATCGCCGTGACCGGTGACAATGCCACGATTCAGAACAATATCCTCCATGATGTCCGCGGCCATGGCATCTACGCCTCAGGGAGCGATCTCAAGATCTATTCAAATGAGGTCACCAATGCCTCACGCTGGGATAAGAGTTATTATGTGACAGAAGACGGCGCCGGCATCTATCTCTGTGATTGTTGCAGGAACGTCGACATCTACGGAAATACCATCGTCGATGCCGAAACCTATGGCATCTATGCATGCATCGGCAGCGAAACCGGCCCGATGACGAACTATACGTTTTCGTTCAATACTATCCGTGACTCTGACTATATCGGAATGCGGGTCCAGGGTGAACTGAACGACTGTGTGATAGAGGACAACACCTTCGACACCAGTGACCAATGGATCGTCTATATTGACCAGGCGGACCATCTTCTCATACGCGAGAACACGTTTTCCAACCTCACCTCGGGCCTCCATGTCACTGCTGCGAACTCCACCATCACGCAGAACACCCTCACGGTCGAGGACAATACCGGTATGGTGATCGGGACCGGCAACGAGGGGAAAGGGAACGTTACCGTCTCGCATAACACGATCACCGGTGTCCCGGCAGACAACTGCTGCCCCGACGGCATCTCCTTCTCCGCACAGGACAGCGTGCTGGAAGGAAACACCATCACGAACTGCCGCAGGGGCATTGACGCAACGGACCATGAGAACATCACGGTCCGTGACAACCGGATCACCGACTGCTGGGGCGACTGGGGCCTCTACTGCTACGATATGGACCACGGTCTCGTCGAGAACAACACCCTCATCAATACATCTGCGGATGGCGGGAGCTATGACGGCGTCATCTTCGTCCACCACACCGGCAACACCACCGTGAAAAACAACCTGATCGACGGTGGAAAGAATGGCATCTATGTCGAAATTGCTGCCGATGGCATTGTCGTCGGACAAAACACCATCAAAAACGTCTCTTCATACGCCGTCAAGGTATATTCGGCAGAAGGCGGGGACGGCTACCATAACTACCGCGGCCCTGCAAACGTCATGACGCGGGACAACACCATCGTCTCAGAGAATGGATATGCCGGTTATGGCTGCTATTATGTCTACGGTACATCGTTTGTGAACAATACGGTCACGGGCCTCTCACGGGGGGTGCAGCTCAGTGTCGCCAATAACAGCGTTGTCCGGGATAACCGGTTTGAAAATGTCGATCAGGGATTTACGCTCTTTTCTGCGCCAGATTCCGTTGTGGAAAAGAATGCCTTCAACGTCACCCAGACCGGCGGAATGATCGATACCGGCAGTGGTTCACAGAACTCCACCGTCGCCGACAACAGGATTGCCGGATATGAATATACCGGTGTTCAGGTGAACGAACCCGAGCGTACGACCCTTCGAAACAACACCTTCACCGGCCGGGGGTATGCCTGGGACATCTACCTGAACATCCCGGACGGCCTCCGTCAGGATACGCTCGTGCTGGAGGAGAATACCATCGGCACCGCACATCCGACGACCGTTTCCATCACCGCACCGGACAATCCGATGTTTATCCGTGGCGTCGAAAACCCGCCCGAACCGCCCTCGCCTCCCGACTATAACACCACAAGGAGCGCCGTCGGCAACTGGGTCGAGATAATGGGAGATGGCGGCCTGAAAGAGGCCCGGATGAACCTCACCTTCCATTACACGGAGGAGCAGATCACCGGCGTCGAGGAGAAAACCCTCTCTATCTGGAAGCACAATGGCACCGGATGGGACGCAGGAAACGAGCACTGGGATTCCTGGAACGGCACTCGCTGGCAAAATCTGGACGAGCATGAGATCGGTGTAGAAGTTCGGGAACTCTGTATCTTCGCCCCGCTCGGTGGGTATCCGGTCCACAATACCCGGATACCGGACGACTACTCCACCATCACCGAAGCCCTGAATGATCTCTACTTCCAGGCGGGTGACACCATCACCGTCGATGAGGGATACAGCGGCACCAAGGAGAATATCGTCATCGCCAATTCCGTGATCCTGAAGTCGTCGTCCGGAACCCCTGCATCGGTCACCCTCACCGCATCAGACTCCTATGAACCGACGGTAAAGGTCTACGCCGACGATGTGGAGATCGACGGCTTTGTAATCACCGGGGCCACCGGCACACAGGGTGTCCGTTTCGCAGGCTCTGACAATGCAAAGGTCACGAACTGCCGGATCGAGGGGAACTACTTCGGGGTCACCATCTGTGCCGACTCGTGGGGGGAGATGTCCTCCTGCGGAAAGGTGATCGACTGCACCGTCACCGGCAATGAGCATGGTGCGGTGCTGATCAACCAGTCGAAGGAATGCAATGTCTTCGACTGCACCCTCTCGGGCGACGTCGGTATCGGCATCATCGATGCGGAGAGCGCCTATGTCTCCGGAAACACCATCACGAACTGCGACGATTACGGCATCGCCGTTGACGGTGGACGGAGCAATGAGGTCACCGACTGCACGGTGACCGGCGGCGGTCTCGGCATCTATCTCTACGGCGGAGAGGCGCAGACGGTGACTGACTGTATCATCACCGACACCAATGCGCCGGGCATCGTGCTCGAGGAGACCGAAGGAAACACCATCAGCGGAATCACCGTCACTGGTGCGCCCCTGGGAATCGGATGTGAAGGGGCGGACGACAACACCTTCACAAACATCCATATCTCTGGCGCCGATGCGGGTGGCTCCCGCCTTGTGGGCATCGCCGTTGAGAGTTCGGACAGGAACACCCTCACTGGATGTACGGTTTCAGACCTCCGGGTCGTCGGGTATTCTGCGACCGGCATCGAGTTGACCGGGTCCGCACACACGAACACAATCGAGTCGTGCCAGTTCAGCGGGTTCGAGTCTTCCCGTGCAGACGGCGCCGTCCTCGCATCCTCTGAAAACCTGATCCGCAACTGCACCTTCACCGACCTGCGGGGTGCGACCGCGGGCGCCGCGGGTATCAGCATCACGCAGAACACCACCGGCAATACGGTCCGGCACTGCACCTTCAATGACATCTCCGCCCCGGAAAACGCCACCGCCTTTGCCGTCCTCGGCACCACGGACCTCCTGATCACCGACTGTACGGTAGGGACGGTCACCCTAGCAAACACCTCGGCATTTGCCGTCTTCGAGAACTCCGACTACTCCAACGTGATCGAGGAGACCGCGCTCGGTAGCCTGGCCGTGGTGCACGAACTCCACGCGGACGGGAACCTTACGCTCTCGAATACCAATGTCATCCCGGCGGATGATGAGGACGTTGCAAACATCGGTCACTACCTGAACCTCTCCTCTGACGGCAGCGGCGAGGCCTGGATCGCCTTTGCATACACAGACGACGACCTCGGCGGGAAGAACCCCGCACTCCTCTCGGTCTGGCGCCATGACGGTACGACCTGGCAGAAGGTGCCGGCCCCGAACGGCGTGAACACCGCTGAACGGTATGTGTATGCCGACAACATCACCGAATTTTCGGTGTTTGCCCCGATGTGGTCGGGCAGCGGTCTCCCGAAGGCAAACTTCACTGCCGCCCCGACGGAGGGCATCGCGCCGCTGGAGGTCACCTTCACGGACACTTCCCGCAATGCGGAAACCTGGTCCTGGACCTTTGGCGATGGTGCAACGGCGACCGAACAGAACCCGGTGCACACCTACACCACCATCGGTTCCTTCAACGTCACCCTCAGGGTGACAAATGCGATCGGCACCGATGCGATCACAAAGACCTCCTGCATCACGGTCCGCGACGCCCCGCCAGGACCGTCGGAAGGGGAAGAGGACTATGCAACGAACAACACCGGCACGACGGTCAGCACAATCGGTGACCGCCAGCAGGTTTCGTTCAACAGCACCCTGGGCAACGGCACGGTCAGCGGCGACGACATCATACTTGAAAACAACCACCTGAACGTGACCATCCGGACCGACGGCATCACCTCGGTCGGGAACGTCTCCACCGGCAATGTGACCGGCGTCCTGCTGGAGAGCGCCCCCCTGAACGCCTCCATCGGGGGCGGTGTCGGAAATGTCTCGGTGAACTTCAATGCCTCGATGAACGCCTACAACCCGGACCTCGGGATCACTACCGGCATCTACGACCGCCCGAGCGATGAGGCGGCAACGGCGTTCACGCTTGCCGCGGCGGACGAGGGTCTCTCGATCACCTCGACGGCATATGCGGTCTATTTCACCAAGACCAACCTGACCGACGACAACGGCATCCATGACGCCTACCTGCAGATGAGTGTCTCCCCGGAGTGGGTGGAGGCGAACGGCGGGACAGGTGCCATCCGGATCTTCCGGCAGGGCGACAACGGAGATACGGAGGTCCTCGACACGACCTATCTCGGTCTCGACAGCGAAGGCATGATGGTCTTCAAGGCGTATTCGCCAGATGGGTTCTCCTCGTTTGCAGTTGCGGCGACTGCCGTGTCGCCCACACCTACGCCTACCCCCACACCCACGCCCACACCCGCACCAACACCCGCACCCTCATCAGGCGGCGGGGGGAGTTCGGCTGTTTCGGTCACCACCACAGGCAGCCTGACGGCCGGAGAGACGGCGACCCTCTCAGTCCACGATTCGGCGGTCACCCGGATCGTCGTGGAGGCGAAGGAAGACCTGAATGACCTGCTCCTGACGGTGGATGAACAGGGTGCCCGACCGTCGGGCCTGCCCGCTCCTGAGACGGATGTCTGGCGCTACCTCTCGATCACGCTCTATCACGCCGACCCGTCGGCCATCGGCGGTGCGGTGATCACCTTTGGCGTGCCCGCAGACCTCCTGGGCGACGGAACGGCGGTGCTGATGCGGCTGAACGGATCGGTCTGGGAGACGCTCCCCACCGAACCGGCCGGAACCGCCGGTCAGGACCGCCTCTTCACCGCCGTAACACCGGGCTTCTCCTGGTTTGCGATCGGCATCCCGGCAGGGGTGGCGCCAGCAGCGGCGGCGCCTGCAGAGGTCACCACGACTGCACCACCGGTGCCGGCAACAACGGAGGAGAGCGGCACTCCTGCCACCACTCCGCCGACACAGACACCGCTCTCCCTGGTCGGGGCGCTTCTGGCCGTTGCCGGGGCGTGTCTGTTCTTCGGGCAGAAACGCTGA
- the wrbA gene encoding NAD(P)H:quinone oxidoreductase, translating into MKVYIVYYSLNGHIHRLAGAIAEGVRDAGAEAELYRVPETLPPDVIGKMSTPEFQSEFGAVPVIDRHRLGDADAVIFGTPTRFGNMCGQMRQFLDSTGNLWAAGALVGKIGSVFTGSNCQHGGQETTIITTMVTLLHHGMICAGLPYTFGQQCRSDEITGCSPYGASTIAAADGSRMPSANELAGARYQGKYVALLAMALQERRDGIMNALREE; encoded by the coding sequence TTGAAGGTCTATATTGTGTATTACTCGCTCAACGGCCATATCCACCGTCTTGCAGGGGCGATCGCAGAGGGAGTGCGGGACGCCGGCGCTGAGGCCGAACTCTACCGCGTGCCCGAGACGCTGCCGCCCGATGTAATCGGGAAGATGTCCACGCCCGAATTCCAATCGGAATTTGGGGCGGTGCCGGTGATCGACCGCCACCGTCTCGGCGATGCCGATGCGGTGATATTCGGTACACCCACGCGTTTTGGGAATATGTGCGGACAGATGCGCCAGTTCCTGGATTCGACCGGAAATCTCTGGGCGGCAGGGGCGCTCGTCGGGAAGATAGGGAGCGTGTTTACCGGTTCAAACTGCCAGCACGGCGGGCAGGAAACGACGATCATCACGACGATGGTCACCCTCCTCCACCACGGCATGATCTGCGCCGGTCTGCCCTATACCTTCGGACAGCAGTGCCGCAGCGACGAGATCACCGGATGTTCGCCCTACGGGGCGTCCACCATCGCCGCCGCCGACGGTTCCCGGATGCCCTCGGCGAACGAACTCGCCGGGGCCCGGTATCAGGGGAAATATGTCGCCCTTCTGGCTATGGCCCTGCAGGAAAGACGGGACGGGATCATGAACGCCCTCAGGGAGGAATAG
- a CDS encoding YqhA family protein, which translates to MDRPHTPHTRNPPGEDHDQHLIERIFEGILWNSRYFVLLGVVFGALSAIVLFIAGSSEIVTVLTEFLRLSENHLSHEEILIDVIGAIDFYLIGLVLLIFSFGIYELFISELDVARKKGDFGSILEVSSLDDLKNKIIKVIIMVLIVSFFQRILSMEFTTSMDMLAMAASIGIICIGVYFLGRH; encoded by the coding sequence ATGGACAGACCGCACACCCCACATACACGGAATCCCCCTGGAGAGGATCACGACCAGCATCTGATCGAGAGAATTTTCGAGGGGATCCTCTGGAATTCGCGCTATTTTGTGCTTCTCGGCGTTGTGTTCGGGGCATTGAGCGCGATCGTACTGTTTATTGCCGGTTCATCAGAGATCGTTACGGTCCTCACCGAATTTTTGCGTCTTTCGGAAAACCATCTCTCCCATGAGGAGATCCTGATCGATGTCATCGGGGCGATCGACTTCTATCTTATCGGTCTTGTGCTCCTGATCTTCAGTTTCGGCATCTACGAACTTTTCATATCTGAACTGGACGTTGCCCGCAAAAAAGGTGATTTCGGGAGTATTCTCGAGGTATCCAGCCTTGACGACCTGAAGAACAAGATCATCAAGGTGATCATCATGGTGCTGATTGTCAGTTTCTTCCAGAGGATTCTCTCCATGGAGTTTACCACCTCGATGGATATGCTTGCAATGGCCGCTTCAATCGGCATCATCTGCATCGGGGTGTATTTCCTGGGCAGGCACTAA
- a CDS encoding uracil-xanthine permease family protein, protein MKTERVTAAIKRMFQGVQILFVAFGALVLVPLLTGLDPNVALFTAGIGTLIFQMITRMKVPIFLASSFAFIPAITYGVGAWGIPGTLCGLAAAGLLYVLLSFVIRFFGVEVVNRLFPPVVVGPVICIIGLSLAPVAVSMALGMNGDIQVIPVAIALIIAGISLLTTLCVFIFGRGWFKLIPILCGIGAGYLASAAFGILDISSVVSAPWIGVPNFVFPEWNLEAVLFIVPVAIAPAIEHFGDILTIGSVTGKNYLEDPGIHRTMLGDGIATFVASFLGGPPNTTYSEVTGAVALTKQFNPFIMTAAAICAILFAFVSKIGAALHSIPGPVMGGVMILLFGLIASLGINQLITNRVDLSVQKNIVIISIVLVAGIGGLFIPIGDFELAGIGLAAIVGVVLNLVIPEPVSGDGA, encoded by the coding sequence ATGAAAACCGAACGAGTGACTGCCGCCATCAAGCGCATGTTTCAGGGTGTCCAGATTCTTTTCGTCGCCTTTGGTGCGCTTGTTCTCGTCCCCCTGCTCACCGGGCTTGATCCCAATGTGGCATTGTTCACGGCGGGCATCGGCACACTGATCTTTCAGATGATCACGCGGATGAAGGTGCCGATCTTTCTTGCGTCGTCCTTCGCCTTCATTCCGGCAATCACCTATGGCGTCGGCGCATGGGGGATCCCGGGCACCCTGTGCGGTCTTGCCGCCGCAGGTCTGCTCTATGTTCTGCTCAGTTTTGTGATCCGTTTTTTTGGCGTCGAGGTTGTAAACAGACTCTTTCCCCCCGTGGTCGTCGGTCCGGTCATCTGCATCATTGGTCTCTCGCTTGCGCCGGTTGCAGTCTCTATGGCCCTTGGCATGAACGGTGACATTCAGGTGATCCCTGTCGCCATCGCCCTGATCATCGCCGGTATCTCCCTGTTGACGACGCTCTGTGTCTTTATCTTCGGGCGCGGCTGGTTTAAACTCATCCCGATCCTCTGCGGTATTGGAGCGGGCTATCTGGCGTCGGCGGCATTTGGAATCCTGGACATTTCGAGCGTCGTCTCGGCGCCGTGGATCGGCGTGCCGAACTTCGTGTTCCCTGAATGGAACCTCGAGGCCGTCCTTTTCATCGTGCCGGTGGCGATCGCTCCGGCCATCGAACACTTCGGCGACATCCTGACCATCGGTTCGGTGACCGGCAAGAACTACCTGGAGGACCCGGGCATCCACCGCACCATGCTCGGGGACGGCATCGCCACCTTTGTCGCCTCCTTTCTCGGAGGTCCCCCGAACACCACCTACTCAGAGGTGACCGGGGCAGTGGCGCTGACAAAACAGTTCAACCCCTTCATCATGACGGCGGCGGCAATCTGTGCTATTCTGTTTGCTTTTGTCAGCAAGATCGGCGCCGCTCTCCATTCCATCCCCGGACCGGTGATGGGCGGTGTGATGATCCTGCTCTTCGGCCTCATCGCAAGCCTCGGCATCAACCAGCTGATCACGAACCGGGTTGACCTGAGCGTCCAGAAAAATATCGTCATCATATCCATCGTGCTTGTCGCCGGGATCGGTGGGTTGTTCATCCCGATCGGCGACTTCGAACTGGCGGGGATCGGTCTGGCGGCAATCGTAGGTGTGGTGTTGAATCTTGTCATCCCGGAACCAGTGAGTGGTGACGGAGCATGA
- a CDS encoding uracil phosphoribosyltransferase, translating to MLKGTSVTRIKVLCILEAPEGRRLERDHPDVEVVPAAFDECLNEQGYILSGLGDAGDRLFVTG from the coding sequence ATGCTCAAGGGGACGAGCGTCACCCGGATCAAGGTGCTCTGCATCCTTGAGGCGCCCGAAGGCAGACGGCTGGAGCGGGACCATCCAGACGTTGAGGTCGTCCCGGCGGCGTTCGATGAGTGCCTGAATGAACAGGGCTACATCCTCTCTGGACTGGGTGATGCCGGCGATCGGTTGTTTGTGACCGGATAA
- a CDS encoding HEAT repeat domain-containing protein, giving the protein MPDRSVHDVTEDAPSDEALRLSESGDLDGLTALLFTGDTPKLRQDAALGIGMLAGEAAIAPFIDLFSHEDRDIRMAASWGLSAIGSLAAASLAIALDDDDRQVRLWAAYTLGFTGTWREEAALQKTCHDPDPDVRRWAAWALERIERMNRPCCSGC; this is encoded by the coding sequence ATGCCTGACCGTTCTGTCCATGACGTAACCGAAGACGCCCCTTCCGACGAAGCGCTTCGTCTCTCTGAATCCGGTGACCTCGACGGCCTGACCGCCCTTCTCTTCACCGGCGACACCCCCAAACTGAGACAGGACGCCGCCCTCGGCATCGGTATGCTTGCAGGCGAAGCGGCGATCGCCCCCTTCATCGATCTCTTCTCTCACGAGGACCGGGATATCAGGATGGCAGCCTCATGGGGGCTTTCGGCGATCGGTTCTCTGGCGGCAGCGTCGCTCGCCATTGCCCTGGACGACGACGACCGGCAGGTGCGATTGTGGGCCGCATACACCCTTGGTTTTACCGGTACCTGGCGGGAAGAGGCGGCGCTCCAGAAGACCTGCCATGATCCTGACCCCGATGTGCGGCGATGGGCCGCCTGGGCGCTGGAGCGGATCGAACGGATGAACCGCCCCTGCTGCTCCGGGTGCTGA
- a CDS encoding cupin domain-containing protein, producing MKVTDVHALPIGPNPHHVDARKIYDTEHATAVVITLRPGEGLKRHITPVDVFFYVLDGTGIVEIGDERQSVDRDHIVESPAGIPHRWSNEGDADFRVLVVKVPRPTTGTKLL from the coding sequence ATGAAGGTCACCGATGTACACGCCCTGCCGATCGGGCCAAACCCGCATCATGTGGATGCACGAAAGATCTATGACACCGAGCACGCAACGGCGGTTGTGATCACTCTCAGACCCGGAGAGGGGCTGAAAAGACACATCACCCCAGTGGACGTATTTTTTTATGTGCTTGACGGCACCGGAATCGTCGAGATAGGGGACGAACGACAGAGTGTGGACAGGGACCATATCGTCGAAAGCCCTGCCGGCATCCCCCATCGCTGGTCAAATGAGGGTGATGCTGATTTCAGGGTGCTCGTAGTGAAGGTGCCACGGCCGACAACCGGGACAAAACTCCTCTAA
- a CDS encoding PAS domain-containing protein, which translates to MSDGGEPGPVYAGDLMVGGDLWRRIFDAIEDPVFIQDADGTILSANRATQNLLDVSEPDLIGNRCYAVVHGTESFIPECPFVRASGSHTRESYVIFMFERWFRISIDPILDDAGRFTGAIHILTDITDIKHLDELRSRLAAIVETSEDAVIGATQDGRIVSMNASASRITGLSRDVVETPNIFSVVTAGDEERWEEAIRSVVGTGEGIRFESVLKGLHDNESEVSVGIAPILDERGAPGGVSFIIHDLTPRRKAERALVAYMAEAALRMKVPLETVAQEIGRMTTLLTGGSLTVAEASTILRVQKAHIDQIVQNLADLNRAVAESDEEIPEAYRHFLSNR; encoded by the coding sequence ATGAGCGACGGCGGTGAACCGGGCCCTGTATATGCAGGCGACCTGATGGTTGGGGGAGACCTCTGGCGACGGATCTTTGATGCGATAGAGGACCCGGTCTTCATTCAGGACGCCGACGGAACCATCCTCTCTGCCAATCGTGCGACCCAGAACCTTCTTGATGTATCGGAACCGGACCTGATCGGAAACCGCTGTTATGCTGTTGTCCACGGCACTGAATCCTTTATTCCGGAATGTCCGTTTGTCCGGGCGAGTGGATCGCATACCCGGGAGAGTTATGTGATCTTCATGTTCGAGCGCTGGTTCCGCATCTCCATCGACCCGATCCTTGATGACGCCGGCAGATTCACCGGCGCCATCCATATTCTCACCGACATCACCGATATCAAACACCTCGACGAACTCCGCTCCCGCCTCGCCGCCATCGTCGAAACGAGTGAGGACGCCGTCATCGGGGCGACACAGGACGGACGGATCGTCTCCATGAACGCCTCTGCCTCCCGGATCACCGGATTATCCCGGGATGTTGTGGAAACGCCCAATATTTTCTCGGTGGTGACCGCCGGGGATGAGGAACGCTGGGAGGAGGCGATCCGCTCGGTGGTCGGAACAGGCGAAGGGATTCGCTTTGAATCGGTGTTGAAGGGCCTTCATGACAATGAGAGTGAGGTTTCGGTCGGGATCGCCCCCATCCTCGACGAACGTGGCGCACCCGGCGGGGTTTCGTTTATCATCCACGACCTCACCCCGCGGCGGAAGGCGGAACGGGCGCTGGTGGCGTATATGGCCGAAGCGGCGCTCAGGATGAAGGTTCCTCTCGAGACAGTGGCACAGGAGATCGGGAGGATGACAACGCTCCTGACCGGCGGATCGCTGACCGTTGCTGAGGCTTCGACGATTCTGCGGGTCCAGAAGGCCCATATCGATCAGATCGTCCAGAACCTTGCAGATCTCAACCGCGCCGTTGCCGAATCTGATGAGGAGATTCCCGAGGCCTACCGCCATTTTCTCTCCAACCGGTAG
- a CDS encoding HypC/HybG/HupF family hydrogenase formation chaperone, with product MCVAVPAEVIEIKDGNIGVVDYGDLRQEVRLDLVDVEIGEFVLVHVGFAIQKLSREEGLSTRELFKEVYAAMEE from the coding sequence ATGTGTGTTGCAGTTCCAGCCGAAGTAATCGAGATCAAGGACGGCAATATCGGTGTCGTCGATTACGGTGATCTCAGACAGGAGGTACGGCTCGATCTCGTCGATGTCGAGATCGGCGAGTTTGTTCTGGTCCACGTCGGCTTTGCCATCCAGAAACTGAGCCGGGAGGAGGGGCTTTCCACGAGAGAACTGTTCAAGGAAGTCTACGCGGCGATGGAAGAGTAA